The Deltaproteobacteria bacterium genome includes the window AGCCTCTGACGAAAGTATGCTGGCACCATCTGTCAATGGCCACAGGAGGAAAGTTGGTACATTATGCACAATACAGCAAGAAGCCTTCCACTGCTGATACTCGCAGTAGTTATCCTCCAATTTCTTGCCAGCGGCTGTGTCCCCAGCAAACAGGCTAGAATCGCCGCAGTGGCTCACACAATGGAAGACGTGGCCCGGGCTGCAGCCAAGCAGTCGGATCTCACCATTATTCAACAGGGAACGCCTGCCTACCTGATGCTGGTCGACGGTCTGATCGAAGCTTACCCTCAGGACAAGCGGCTGCTGGTTGCCGGCGCTCAGGCCTACACCCAGTATGCGGCAGCTTTCATGGAAGACGCCGAACCAGCAGTACTCTCAGGCCTTTACTCTAAAGCCAAGCAGTATGGTTTCAGAGCGCTCACAGGAGAAAAGGAGCCCAGGGAGGTGGCAGTCGGCACTCTGCAAGACTACAACATTCTGCTCAGTCGTTTCAATAAAGAAGATGTGCCGGCTCTCTTCTGGACAACAAGCGCCTGGGCTGGCTGGATCAGAGTAAATCTCAACAATCTGGAAGCCCTGGCCCAGCTTCCCTATCTGGAGGCCTCCATGTCCAGGCTGCTAGAACTCGATGACACTTACCACTATGGCGGTCCTCATCTATTGCTGGCCTCCTACCTGGCTGCAAAACCAGCCATCCTCGGGGGAGACATTGAAAAAGCCAATGAGCATTTTCAGCGGGCCTTTGCCCTGGGCAAAGGGAAGCTCCTCATGGCCAAAGTACTGTACGCTCAATATTACGCCAGACGGCTTGGAAGCAAATCCTTGTTTCAACATACTCTCGAGGAGGTGCTCGCTGCTCCTGTGGATTCAGTACCGGAACTGACCCTGGCCAATACTCTCGCCAAAAGGAAGGCAGAGCAACTTCTGGAGAAAACTGATGAATATTTCGCGGAAATGCCATAGAGATATGATGCGCCGCCCACGATATATAGTGAGGAACCAATGTGGAATTCTGGCGCTGGTGCTTGCCCTGAGCCTCGGCCTCAGCTGGGGAAAGGGGTACGCCCGGCCGCTCTTTGAAATCAAACTCGCCACCCTTGCCCCAGAAAACAGCTCTTTGATGAAAATTTTCAGGCAAATGGATGGTGAACTGAGACGACAAACAGAGGACCGCCTGGGATTCAAGATTTTTTCAGGGTTTTCTCTGGGGGGTGAACGCGACATCTTTCGAAAAATGCGAATAGGCCTCATACATGCCGCCACTTTTACCAGCACGGCGCTCGCCACCGTGAACCCAACCGTGCGCGTTCTGCAGATTCCATTCCTTTTCGACAATTACCGCGAAGTTGACTATATCCTGGAGAAAGAGGGACCAGAGTTACGGCGCGGTTTCAGAGAAAAGGGTTACGAGGTGCTCGGTTGGACTGAGGTTGGTTTCATCTACATCATGACAACCGTTCCCATTGCCAGCGTGGAAGATCTCAAAGGCAAAAAGGTCTGGACGCGGGCCAATTCCCCCCTGGCAAATGCAGTGTTCCGCAAGGCCAGGGTCTCACCTGTGGCTATCGGGGCGCCGGATGTTCTGGTAGCGCTGCAGACTAATCTTTTGCAGGTGGTATACAATTCCCCTTACTATGCTCTCATTACCCAATGGTACAGCCGTATCAAATACCTTACTGACCTGCCACTCACCTATATCGGCGGCGCTCTCATCATGAACAGCAAGACCTTCTCCCGTCTTTCTGCCGCAGACCAGAAGATATTGCGAGAGGTATGCGCCAGATACACGCGTCTGTTAACAGAAAAGACCAGAGAGGACAACAGTGAGGCCCTGCGGGTTATTCTTCGTCATGGCGTGAAAAAGATATCACCAGAACCGGCTGAGATAGCACGATTCAAGGATCTGCTGAACCAGGCTGTGAGAGACCTTGGCTCAAAGTATATGCCGCAGGCAACATTCGAGAGAGTCAGGGAAGAGTTGCAGGCATTTCGCTCCGGAGAAAAAAAAGCGCCATGACCAGTAGACTGCTGCAGGCAGCAAGATCATCCGCCAGAATTTTCAGGCAGCTGGAAACAATGGTGTTGGTAGCTCTCGTGGTCCTGCTTGCCGGCTTCTCGCTTCTGCAGATCATTCTGCGCAATATCCTCTCCACGGGGCTCGTCTGGGGTGACGACCTCCTCAGACACGGCGTCCTCTGGATCAGCTTCCTGGGAGCAGCTCGGGCCACCGCTGAGAGGAAACACATAACCATTGACATTCTCCCCAGGATTCTTCCTGCCAGAGGGCAGTGGCTCATCGAGGTCGTCAATTCGCTTTTCTGCTCTGTGGTCTGTGTCATTCTCCTGGCTGCCTCGTGGGTTTTTGTCCTTGATGAAAGACTTGCAGGGGGCATTGCCTTTGCCGGCATACCCTATTGGTGGCTGGAGATGGTTTTTCCCTTCAGCTTTGCCCTGATGGCCTTC containing:
- a CDS encoding TRAP transporter small permease; this translates as MTSRLLQAARSSARIFRQLETMVLVALVVLLAGFSLLQIILRNILSTGLVWGDDLLRHGVLWISFLGAARATAERKHITIDILPRILPARGQWLIEVVNSLFCSVVCVILLAASWVFVLDERLAGGIAFAGIPYWWLEMVFPFSFALMAFRFACNGIATLLHLSVENRE
- the dctP gene encoding TRAP transporter substrate-binding protein DctP, whose amino-acid sequence is MNISRKCHRDMMRRPRYIVRNQCGILALVLALSLGLSWGKGYARPLFEIKLATLAPENSSLMKIFRQMDGELRRQTEDRLGFKIFSGFSLGGERDIFRKMRIGLIHAATFTSTALATVNPTVRVLQIPFLFDNYREVDYILEKEGPELRRGFREKGYEVLGWTEVGFIYIMTTVPIASVEDLKGKKVWTRANSPLANAVFRKARVSPVAIGAPDVLVALQTNLLQVVYNSPYYALITQWYSRIKYLTDLPLTYIGGALIMNSKTFSRLSAADQKILREVCARYTRLLTEKTREDNSEALRVILRHGVKKISPEPAEIARFKDLLNQAVRDLGSKYMPQATFERVREELQAFRSGEKKAP